A genomic stretch from Bacteroidales bacterium includes:
- the gap gene encoding type I glyceraldehyde-3-phosphate dehydrogenase, producing MKKKIAINGFGRIGRMLYRAFERFPEDIEVVLINDLTEPKVLAHLMKYDSVHGKYHGKIEYDEQHLILNDKKIPVFAKKDPAEIPHKDYGVEIVAECTGKFRKRADLEKHIKAGAQKVALSVPSDKKEDVDVTIVLGVNDHMLLPSHIFVSNASCTTNCLAPVVKVLHENFGIEHGFMNTIHAYTNDQIILDAPHKDLRRARAAGLSIIPTSTGAAKAIGLVIPELAGKLDGISMRVPVPDGSVVDLTATLKKTTTKEEINAAMKYAAENELKNILQYVEDPLVSVDIIGNPHSSIFDALLTQVIDGKIVKVIAWYDNEWGYSNRLAELIVKMSKLS from the coding sequence ATGAAGAAAAAAATAGCCATTAATGGTTTTGGTCGTATCGGGAGAATGTTGTATCGTGCCTTTGAGCGTTTTCCCGAAGATATTGAAGTGGTACTTATCAACGATCTGACAGAACCAAAGGTTTTAGCTCATTTAATGAAATATGATTCTGTTCACGGAAAATATCATGGAAAAATTGAATATGATGAGCAACACCTTATCTTAAATGACAAGAAAATTCCCGTCTTTGCTAAGAAAGACCCTGCAGAAATTCCTCATAAAGATTACGGTGTAGAAATAGTTGCAGAATGCACAGGTAAATTCAGAAAACGAGCTGACTTGGAAAAACACATAAAAGCTGGTGCTCAAAAAGTTGCACTAAGTGTTCCATCCGACAAAAAAGAAGATGTCGACGTTACTATTGTTTTAGGTGTGAACGATCACATGTTACTTCCCTCTCATATTTTCGTAAGCAATGCCAGCTGTACAACCAATTGTCTTGCTCCTGTCGTGAAAGTACTTCATGAAAATTTTGGAATTGAACATGGATTTATGAATACAATTCATGCATACACGAATGATCAAATTATTTTAGATGCTCCTCATAAAGATTTAAGAAGAGCTAGAGCTGCCGGGCTTTCTATTATACCTACAAGTACTGGAGCAGCTAAGGCCATTGGGCTAGTAATTCCTGAGTTAGCTGGCAAGTTGGATGGAATCAGTATGCGCGTACCTGTGCCAGATGGTTCCGTAGTAGACCTGACAGCCACTCTTAAAAAAACCACTACAAAAGAAGAAATTAACGCTGCTATGAAATATGCAGCCGAAAATGAACTTAAAAATATTTTACAGTACGTAGAAGATCCACTCGTAAGTGTCGACATCATAGGCAACCCCCACTCTTCTATATTTGATGCTTTACTTACTCAGGTGATCGACGGAAAAATCGTTAAAGTCATAGCATGGTACGACAACGAGTGGGGTTATTCTAATCGATTAGCTGAACTCATTGTCAAAATGTCCAAGTTATCATGA
- a CDS encoding 6-carboxytetrahydropterin synthase, producing the protein MSEFIYITRRESFNAAHRLFREDLTNEENERIFGKCSNPLWHGHNYTLYVTVKGKIDPKTGMLMNLKDLSQLIREEVIEKIDHKNMNLEVPFMMGKLASTENLAIAIWKTLKCALEKKYPNVMLHSIKLFETENNVVEYFGE; encoded by the coding sequence ATGTCTGAATTTATTTACATTACTCGACGCGAAAGCTTTAATGCAGCTCATAGGCTTTTCAGAGAAGATCTCACCAATGAAGAAAATGAAAGAATTTTTGGTAAATGTTCAAATCCTTTGTGGCATGGACATAACTACACTTTATACGTAACAGTAAAGGGGAAAATTGATCCTAAAACTGGTATGCTAATGAATCTTAAAGACTTATCTCAACTCATCAGAGAAGAAGTTATTGAAAAAATCGATCACAAAAACATGAATCTAGAAGTACCATTTATGATGGGAAAACTTGCTTCGACAGAAAATTTAGCTATAGCAATTTGGAAGACTTTAAAATGTGCTTTAGAAAAAAAATACCCAAATGTAATGCTTCATAGCATAAAATTATTTGAAACGGAAAATAATGTAGTTGAATATTTTGGTGAATAA
- the folE gene encoding GTP cyclohydrolase I FolE has protein sequence MKHENLLDNFVEGYTRIDQYDEETIEKLSFHYKEILRLIGEDPEREGLRRTPERVAKALQFLTHGYYANPEQILKSAMFREDYREMVIVKDIEIYSMCEHHMLPFFGKAHVAYIPNGYLVGLSKIPRVVDAFARRLQVQERLTTQIKDCIQKTLNPLGVAVVIEAHHLCMMMRGIQKQNSVTTTSDFTGAFKRAETRAEFMHLIGVNLHH, from the coding sequence ATGAAACATGAAAACCTTCTAGACAATTTTGTGGAAGGTTATACACGTATCGATCAATACGATGAAGAAACCATCGAGAAATTGAGTTTTCATTACAAAGAAATTTTAAGACTTATTGGGGAGGATCCAGAAAGAGAAGGTTTGCGTCGGACGCCTGAACGTGTTGCTAAAGCTTTGCAATTTTTAACTCACGGCTACTACGCCAATCCCGAACAAATCCTCAAATCGGCAATGTTTAGAGAGGATTACCGTGAAATGGTAATTGTAAAAGACATAGAAATTTATAGCATGTGCGAACATCACATGTTACCATTTTTCGGTAAAGCCCACGTAGCTTACATTCCAAATGGATATCTGGTAGGTCTCAGCAAAATCCCTCGTGTTGTTGATGCTTTTGCTAGAAGGTTACAAGTACAAGAAAGACTTACAACACAAATAAAGGACTGTATCCAGAAAACACTTAATCCTCTTGGCGTAGCTGTGGTTATTGAAGCTCATCATCTTTGTATGATGATGCGAGGCATTCAAAAACAAAACAGTGTTACGACTACTTCTGACTTTACCGGTGCCTTCAAAAGGGCTGAAACCCGTGCTGAATTCATGCACCTGATTGGGGTCAACTTACATCATTAA
- a CDS encoding cation diffusion facilitator family transporter, translated as MDQNFQQKRYKLAQGAAFLSITINVLLFVIKFIVGKQSYSVALVSDAWHTLSDSLSSIVLMVGLFFSNRPPTKKYPFGFGRLENIVGIFIAFILSIVAYDFLRTSYERMIHHEQANFGLSAIIVTIFSIVAKEAMAQYTFYVARKTDNEAVRADAWHHRSDALSSVVVLAGIFLQSYVWWIDNVLGAMIAIILFYVSYDITARSIQKLLGEEIPEQVLEKLKQTIADVYPENVYPHHFHLHTYGKHKELTFHIRLQGHISLDEAHAVANHLENKLKQQYDMEVTVHVDPIPKINDVS; from the coding sequence ATGGATCAAAATTTTCAGCAGAAAAGATATAAGCTCGCTCAAGGAGCAGCTTTTTTGTCTATAACTATTAATGTTCTTTTGTTTGTCATAAAATTCATTGTAGGTAAGCAGTCTTACTCTGTTGCTCTTGTTTCTGACGCATGGCATACACTAAGTGATAGTCTATCTTCTATAGTTTTAATGGTAGGTTTGTTTTTTTCTAACAGACCCCCAACTAAAAAATATCCCTTTGGATTTGGCCGACTCGAAAATATCGTTGGCATCTTCATTGCTTTCATTCTTTCCATTGTTGCTTATGATTTTCTTCGTACTAGCTACGAAAGGATGATACACCATGAACAGGCTAATTTTGGACTGTCTGCTATCATTGTAACTATATTCTCAATTGTTGCTAAAGAAGCCATGGCTCAGTATACTTTTTATGTTGCTCGTAAAACAGATAATGAAGCTGTAAGAGCTGATGCATGGCATCACAGGAGTGATGCATTATCTTCGGTCGTCGTCCTTGCTGGAATTTTTCTTCAAAGTTACGTGTGGTGGATAGACAATGTACTGGGTGCAATGATTGCAATAATTTTATTCTATGTTTCCTACGATATAACAGCTAGATCTATACAAAAGCTGCTCGGAGAAGAAATTCCAGAACAAGTACTTGAAAAATTAAAGCAAACTATAGCGGATGTTTATCCAGAGAATGTCTACCCTCATCATTTTCATTTGCACACTTATGGGAAACATAAGGAATTGACTTTTCACATCAGGCTTCAAGGACACATATCTTTGGATGAGGCTCATGCTGTAGCTAATCATTTGGAAAATAAACTAAAGCAGCAATACGACATGGAAGTAACAGTTCATGTGGATCCTATACCAAAGATTAATGATGTAAGTTGA
- the rpmA gene encoding 50S ribosomal protein L27 — protein MAHKKGMGSTQNGRESESKRLGIKIYGGQFAKAGNIIVRQRGTKHYPGENVGMGKDHTLFALVDGIVYFKKTRNDRSIVSVKQIEKAGS, from the coding sequence ATGGCACACAAGAAAGGAATGGGAAGTACCCAGAACGGTCGTGAATCTGAAAGCAAACGGTTAGGTATAAAGATCTACGGCGGTCAATTTGCCAAAGCAGGTAATATCATAGTCCGACAGCGAGGCACAAAACATTATCCGGGCGAAAACGTAGGAATGGGTAAAGATCATACATTATTTGCTCTCGTGGACGGTATCGTTTATTTTAAAAAGACTCGTAATGATCGCTCTATAGTCAGTGTCAAGCAAATTGAAAAAGCAGGATCCTAA
- the rplU gene encoding 50S ribosomal protein L21, which produces MFAIIELEGTQYRVAPSSILYVNRMNSEVGQIVDIPQVLLLNKDKEIEIGRPYVEKTIVRARVLEHLKGDKVLVFHKKRRKGYKKLNGHRQYLTKLEIISFLQNEKEIVVETTKKNSTRKSEESSSTE; this is translated from the coding sequence ATGTTTGCTATTATTGAATTAGAAGGAACTCAGTATAGGGTAGCTCCATCCTCTATTTTATACGTTAATCGAATGAATTCAGAAGTAGGTCAAATCGTTGATATACCTCAGGTTCTTTTGCTCAATAAAGATAAAGAAATTGAAATTGGTAGACCCTATGTTGAGAAAACCATTGTTCGGGCAAGAGTGCTTGAACATTTAAAAGGAGACAAAGTACTGGTTTTTCACAAGAAACGGCGTAAAGGTTATAAGAAATTAAATGGTCATCGTCAATACCTTACAAAACTTGAAATAATTTCTTTCTTGCAAAATGAAAAAGAAATAGTAGTTGAAACAACAAAGAAAAATTCCACAAGAAAATCAGAGGAATCTTCTTCAACAGAATAA
- a CDS encoding gliding motility lipoprotein GldD yields the protein MKTTKINVLYFIFIILAMLGFGCKKTPQIFPKPYGYFRLQLPQEKWVFIDSIPFFTCSIPNYAYFEKKTSKEPTAFWWDLVFPVFKARVNLSYRPVRGNFPQLAEDARDFVYKHIQKANNIIENPILSYDKKMFGMTYHIEGQTVASPFQFYVSDSTKHYLRGALYFEHVPNNDSISPFIERTIQDIEKIINTLRWKK from the coding sequence ATGAAGACAACAAAGATTAATGTTTTATACTTCATTTTCATCATACTTGCCATGTTAGGATTTGGATGCAAGAAAACACCTCAGATTTTTCCTAAGCCATATGGCTATTTTAGGTTGCAGTTACCTCAGGAAAAATGGGTCTTCATCGATTCTATTCCTTTTTTTACTTGCTCCATCCCGAATTATGCATATTTTGAGAAAAAAACTTCCAAGGAACCCACAGCTTTTTGGTGGGATTTAGTATTTCCTGTTTTTAAAGCTCGAGTAAATTTAAGCTATCGTCCTGTAAGGGGTAATTTTCCTCAATTGGCCGAAGATGCAAGAGATTTTGTATATAAGCATATTCAAAAAGCTAATAACATCATTGAAAATCCTATCTTGAGCTACGACAAAAAAATGTTTGGAATGACTTACCACATAGAAGGTCAAACTGTAGCTTCACCTTTTCAATTTTATGTAAGTGATAGTACGAAGCATTATTTAAGAGGTGCACTTTATTTTGAACATGTTCCTAACAATGATTCCATCAGTCCTTTTATTGAAAGAACTATTCAAGATATAGAAAAAATTATCAATACCTTACGCTGGAAAAAATAA